ATTCTCGACCCCCGCGGCGTCTGTCTGTTCGCCGAAGAACAGCGCTCCGAATCGGCGTTCGAGAAGCTTCGGGACGGCGAGTTCGTGTTCCCGACGCTCGCGGAGGCGCTATCGATGCTCGGTCTCGACGACGACACCGCGGGCGAGGCCGCCGACGCCGTCTCGCAGTACCGCGCCTCGCAGTCGGGGCGCACCGTTCGCGGCGACGTCGTTTGAGGCGGTGGATTCGATCGTCGACGAGGCCTCTCTGGCTCAGTCGTCGCCGACGCGTCCGACGACGACGTCGAACGGGACGACCTCCGCGCGGCGGTACTTCTCCTCGCGCATCGCGTCGATGACGTCCCGACCCATCTCGCGCCACGCGCCCCGGAGCTCGTCGTATTCGGCGGCAGAAAGCGTCCTTCGGAGCTCCCGTTCGTGTTGTGCGAGCGCGCCGCCGTTGGCCTTCCGCGTCGCGGCCGCCAGCGCCGCTTCGTCGTACGGTGGTTCAGTCACCTTCCGGTGGTAGTACCGTTGCGTCCGGACGTCCGACAGCCCGGATTCGCGAAACACCGAGAGGAGTCGATCGTCCATCGAGACGTCCGTCTCGACGCCCTCGATGTACGCCGAGCGAACCCGCTTTTCGAGTTCGATTTCCCTGTCGACGGTCGAATCGACGCCGACGTCGCCGTTGTCGGGTTCGATCGCCGCGACGAGATCCGTCGAGAGCCCCGAGAACGCTCGGATAGCGGCCGCGGGATCGGGGAGATTGACGAGGAGTGCCTGACAGACGACCAAGTCGAAGGCGTCCTCGCGGAAGGGCGGACGCGTCGCGTCGCCGGCGACGGTTTCCAGCCCCGTCTCCCCGCGGGCGACTCCGAGGAGCTCCGGGTCGGCGTCGAGACAGGTCACCGTTCCCGGCGATTCCGCGTCGAGGACGCGGGCGAGTTCGCCCGTCCCCGCCCCCGCGTCGAGGATCTGCTCTCGATCCCCGAGCGAGAGCGGCGCGAGCGCTTCGCGGGAGCCGTCCCACATCCCCTCGCGCGTCCGACGCAGATACTCCGGTGAGAACTTCCGCACGCGCCTTCGTACCGGGGGCATCGTCAAAAGCGGGTCGATCCCCCGTCGGTTCCGCCCTCGGGAGGCCGCGTCTTCGTGGATTACGCCTCGCGGAGGTCGCGAACGCGCTCGATGTTCCACGCGAACCCCTTGCCGTCCTCGTTGGGCGTCTCCAAGACCAGCGGCACGTCCACGAGATCGGGATGGTTGACGAACGCCGTCATTCCCGCTTCGCCGATCAGTCCCTCGCCGATGTGGGCGTGCTCGTCCTTGTTGGTGCCGCACTCGTGTTTCGAATCGTTCAGGTGGACGCACGCGAGGTTTTCGAGACCGACCTCGGCGTCCAGTTCCTCGACCGTCTCGTCGACGCCGGCCGCCGTCGAGAGATCGTAGCCCGCGGCGAAGGCGTGAGCGGTGTCGAGACAGATTTCGAGATCCTGTGCGCTCTCCTCGAGCACGTACCCCAAGTGCGCGAAGTCGTCGCCCATCTTCGTTCCGGACCCGGCGTCGGACTCGACGAGTACGGTGACGCCGTCGGGGACGTCCAGCTCGTCGAGCGCCGAGACGGCGTTTTCGAGCCCCTGCTGTTCGCCCGCGCCGGTGTGCGCGCCGAGGTGGACGTTCACGTATGGAATATCGAGGAGCGCCGCGGCGTCGACCTCCCGCTGCATCGAATCGATGGATTTCTCGCGGAGATCGTCTTTCGGCGTGCAGAGGTTTACGAGGTACGATGAGTGAATCACCCACGGGCTGACGTCGTGTTCGCTCGATCGCTCGCGGAACGTCGTGGCGTCGTCGTCATCGATGTCGGGGTTCTGCCACACCTGCGGCGAGTGCGTGAAGATCTGTCCGCAGTTGCCGCCGTCTTCCAGCTGTCGATCGACGGCGTTGGCGACGCCCCCGGCGATCGACTCGTGTGCACCTACTCGCATACGCTTCCCTGTCGCCCCGGAAGTAAAGCCACTTCGGAGTACGACGCGGTCGCCCCGATCCCGACTCAGGACCGGTCGTCGGGGCGGCGGCGGACCCACTCGTCGCTCCCGTATTTCTCCTCGACGCGGATTCGCGCGCGTTCTAACTCGTCGTCGGTCCACGTTCCGACCTCGGCGTCCGCCCAGTCCGCAAGCGACTCCTCGACCGCCGCGACCATCTCCTCGCGGGACGCGTCGACGAGCTCGTCGACGCCCACCACTCGATCACCGAATTGCGCTGGCGACACGTCGTGCCCGGAAAAGACGTCGAGATGCTCGTCGGCGCGGACGGCGTACGTAAGCGAACCGTGCTGGACAACGGCGTCGCGGCGGCGATACTGGGCATTTCCACTGATCTTGCGCCCCTCGGCGACGACGTCGTGTGCGGGGTGCAGCTTCCGGAGGTAACACGCGGGCCGCCAGATCTCCGGAACCGACTCGCTCACGTAGTCAGCGTCGATTCCCAACTTGCCGAACGCATCAAGTATCGGTTCACAGAGCAGGTGGTAAGCGTCCATCAGATCTCCCGGCAGTTCGGACTTCGGCGCGGTGATCGAGTAGGAGACGTCCCCGTCGATGTCGTGGTAGATGCCTCCGCCCCCCGTCTGTCGGCGGGTTACCGAGACACCCTCGGCGGCGCAGTGCTCCCAGTCGACGGTGTCGGGATCCTGTCCGTATCCCAGTGAGAGCGTACTCGGCGACCACCGGTACACGCGGACCGTGCGCGGTCCACCGGCAGCGGCCGTTTCGGCGGCGATTTCGTCGAGCGCCATCTGCATCGGTCCCTCGCGGGCCTCCTCGCGGATCAGCCGCCATTCGCGATCGGCGAGCGGCCCCGGATTCGTGGTCATACTGGGTGCTACGGTCGATACGGGAAAGCAATTTCGTCACGATCGAGCTGGAATTTAATATACCGAAATATAGTTTATATGGGCTAACAGCCGACTCGCGGGCCTTTTACGCATCGCCCGCTCACTACCGGTATGGTGCGGAATGTCGCCGGATTGATGGCCGAACTCGAACCCGAGGACTT
This DNA window, taken from Halobellus sp. LT62, encodes the following:
- a CDS encoding class I SAM-dependent methyltransferase is translated as MRKFSPEYLRRTREGMWDGSREALAPLSLGDREQILDAGAGTGELARVLDAESPGTVTCLDADPELLGVARGETGLETVAGDATRPPFREDAFDLVVCQALLVNLPDPAAAIRAFSGLSTDLVAAIEPDNGDVGVDSTVDREIELEKRVRSAYIEGVETDVSMDDRLLSVFRESGLSDVRTQRYYHRKVTEPPYDEAALAAATRKANGGALAQHERELRRTLSAAEYDELRGAWREMGRDVIDAMREEKYRRAEVVPFDVVVGRVGDD
- a CDS encoding deoxyribonuclease IV, whose amino-acid sequence is MRVGAHESIAGGVANAVDRQLEDGGNCGQIFTHSPQVWQNPDIDDDDATTFRERSSEHDVSPWVIHSSYLVNLCTPKDDLREKSIDSMQREVDAAALLDIPYVNVHLGAHTGAGEQQGLENAVSALDELDVPDGVTVLVESDAGSGTKMGDDFAHLGYVLEESAQDLEICLDTAHAFAAGYDLSTAAGVDETVEELDAEVGLENLACVHLNDSKHECGTNKDEHAHIGEGLIGEAGMTAFVNHPDLVDVPLVLETPNEDGKGFAWNIERVRDLREA
- a CDS encoding lipoate--protein ligase family protein, with the protein product MTTNPGPLADREWRLIREEAREGPMQMALDEIAAETAAAGGPRTVRVYRWSPSTLSLGYGQDPDTVDWEHCAAEGVSVTRRQTGGGGIYHDIDGDVSYSITAPKSELPGDLMDAYHLLCEPILDAFGKLGIDADYVSESVPEIWRPACYLRKLHPAHDVVAEGRKISGNAQYRRRDAVVQHGSLTYAVRADEHLDVFSGHDVSPAQFGDRVVGVDELVDASREEMVAAVEESLADWADAEVGTWTDDELERARIRVEEKYGSDEWVRRRPDDRS